The following coding sequences lie in one Myxococcales bacterium genomic window:
- a CDS encoding PEGA domain-containing protein, translating into MLAQERLQNLLGQVHIKVSPQADVWLDGRRLGQAPGTFSIPAGRHVLELRKDGYLPARRQLTVASRREHDLSVTLKSAQRRTAALPRHLLDRPRPDCRHRRHRHLLRSAHLELE; encoded by the coding sequence ATGCTTGCCCAAGAGCGCTTGCAAAATCTCTTGGGCCAGGTGCACATCAAAGTCAGCCCCCAAGCCGACGTCTGGCTCGATGGCCGCCGCTTAGGCCAAGCTCCCGGCACGTTTTCCATCCCCGCCGGCCGTCACGTGCTTGAGCTGCGCAAAGACGGCTACCTCCCCGCACGCCGCCAACTCACCGTCGCCTCCCGCCGCGAGCACGACCTTTCCGTCACCCTCAAAAGCGCCCAAAGACGAACCGCCGCTCTCCCCCGCCATCTTCTGGACCGGCCTCGGCCTGACTGTCGTCACCGCCGGCATCGGCACCTACTTCGGTCTGCGCACCTTGAGCTTGAATAG
- a CDS encoding putative metal-binding motif-containing protein — protein sequence MRARLGLIGALVLYAPLLGCGILGFGADIPVSCNDGPRTCADLNTSNPTGDSCTFWACIDNRCQVVPKDTDQDGVLDNGCEPEGSPPDCDENDNRRFPGNPEICDYIDNSCNDKVDEGFAYGVSEEHLWPFSDAEIDDPININFATQSSEQGLILAATFDYGTGGSQEAGLAAWSAIDVAPNPFRIFKKIIMDTADGTPPESMLGGSWLTTTNYYNTLPVIADNDLGIVAAATYSGVDRYFAGLVQSEPTETLVRIHEDFHDQALDAGLEANRANAAWTENGTLVVGIKSCTNDCSPSELELSSLDAFVHLLDKNTSTQAWSPMANYKRKHLKIGHAPDATEPPALVGLPSNHWLVAHFENSTTKIRLTFARVTDDDVETVTLSPDIDLGEDGQGVALVVGPSQDDTTTVALSYVTADNRAHVKLFSLTEAPTPQATELVTVDALVDDEAVLAHARPLVAFHPDLAEWIFVWRDGASHLGMVRLEQDGTIIPETFTHALAQEGRVLDQGFGLAALRDSADSGAYALVTYAKDNTASVFVTGAISCGIQ from the coding sequence ATGAGGGCACGCCTCGGCTTGATCGGTGCGCTCGTTTTGTACGCTCCGCTACTCGGCTGCGGCATTTTGGGCTTTGGTGCCGACATCCCGGTCAGTTGCAACGACGGCCCTCGCACCTGCGCAGACCTCAACACCTCAAACCCCACCGGAGATAGCTGCACCTTTTGGGCCTGCATCGACAACCGCTGCCAAGTGGTGCCCAAAGACACCGACCAAGACGGCGTCCTCGATAACGGCTGCGAGCCAGAAGGAAGCCCTCCCGACTGCGATGAGAACGACAACCGCCGCTTCCCCGGCAACCCCGAAATCTGCGACTACATCGACAACAGCTGCAACGATAAAGTCGACGAAGGCTTCGCCTACGGTGTCAGCGAAGAACACCTCTGGCCGTTTAGCGACGCCGAAATCGACGACCCAATCAATATTAATTTCGCCACGCAGTCCAGTGAGCAAGGCTTGATATTGGCCGCAACGTTCGATTACGGAACGGGCGGTTCGCAAGAAGCTGGTCTTGCCGCGTGGTCTGCCATCGACGTAGCTCCCAACCCATTTCGAATTTTCAAGAAAATAATTATGGACACAGCAGATGGCACACCTCCTGAAAGCATGCTGGGAGGGAGTTGGCTTACCACAACAAACTACTACAATACGCTTCCGGTCATCGCTGACAACGACTTGGGAATCGTAGCCGCGGCTACCTATTCCGGCGTCGACCGCTACTTCGCTGGACTGGTGCAAAGTGAACCCACCGAAACCCTGGTGAGGATTCATGAAGACTTTCATGACCAAGCTCTCGACGCTGGACTCGAAGCAAATCGTGCAAATGCTGCGTGGACGGAGAATGGTACGCTGGTGGTGGGCATCAAAAGTTGCACGAACGACTGCAGTCCCAGTGAACTAGAGTTATCTAGTCTCGATGCATTCGTTCATTTGCTTGATAAAAACACCTCCACCCAAGCATGGTCTCCGATGGCCAATTACAAGCGGAAACATCTCAAAATCGGCCATGCTCCTGATGCGACTGAGCCTCCTGCTCTTGTAGGCTTACCCTCAAATCACTGGTTGGTGGCGCACTTTGAGAATTCAACGACAAAAATACGTTTAACATTCGCCAGGGTGACCGATGACGATGTCGAAACAGTTACACTGAGTCCTGATATTGACTTGGGTGAGGACGGCCAAGGTGTTGCGTTGGTGGTTGGTCCTTCCCAAGATGACACTACGACGGTGGCGTTGAGTTACGTCACTGCGGATAACCGCGCGCATGTGAAGCTTTTTTCATTGACCGAAGCGCCCACGCCGCAAGCCACCGAGCTTGTCACTGTCGATGCACTCGTCGACGATGAGGCTGTTCTCGCACATGCAAGGCCTCTGGTGGCGTTTCATCCCGATCTTGCTGAATGGATATTTGTGTGGCGAGACGGGGCAAGCCATCTGGGAATGGTGCGCCTTGAACAGGACGGCACGATCATTCCCGAAACCTTTACCCACGCTCTTGCCCAAGAAGGCAGGGTATTGGACCAAGGCTTCGGGCTGGCGGCTTTAAGGGATTCGGCGGACTCCGGCGCGTACGCGCTTGTGACCTATGCCAAGGACAACACGGCGTCAGTCTTTGTGACGGGTGCCATTAGCTGCGGAATTCAATAG
- a CDS encoding PEGA domain-containing protein: MQANERLQNLLGQVHIKVSPQADVWLDGRRLGQAPGTFSIPAGRHVIELRKDGYLPARRELTVASRREHDLSVTLKSAKDSPPLHPAFFWSAVGLTVVSAGIGTYFGLRTLSLNSDLEESDPLLPSTQTLQEDKDQAALLTDIFFISSAGLALTTVVLAIFTDWDGDEDDDASTSKASAAWLPFVGPYTAGIQYRGAL; this comes from the coding sequence ATGCAAGCCAATGAGCGCTTGCAAAACCTCTTGGGCCAGGTGCACATCAAGGTCAGCCCCCAAGCCGACGTCTGGCTCGATGGCCGACGCTTAGGCCAAGCCCCCGGCACCTTCTCCATCCCCGCCGGACGTCACGTGATTGAGCTGCGCAAAGACGGCTACTTGCCCGCACGCAGAGAGCTCACCGTCGCCTCCAGGCGCGAGCACGACCTGTCCGTGACCCTCAAAAGCGCCAAAGACTCACCGCCCCTTCATCCAGCCTTCTTTTGGAGCGCCGTTGGGCTCACCGTCGTCAGTGCGGGCATCGGCACCTACTTCGGTCTGCGCACCTTGAGCTTGAATAGCGACCTTGAAGAGAGCGACCCCTTGTTACCCAGCACCCAAACGCTCCAAGAAGACAAAGACCAAGCGGCGCTGCTCACCGACATCTTCTTCATCTCCTCGGCCGGTTTGGCCCTGACCACGGTCGTTCTTGCTATCTTCACCGACTGGGACGGTGACGAGGACGACGATGCCTCAACGTCCAAAGCCAGCGCGGCATGGCTGCCGTTTGTGGGCCCCTATACCGCGGGCATTCAGTACCGAGGTGCGTTATGA
- a CDS encoding putative metal-binding motif-containing protein gives MRARLGLIGALVLYAPLLGCGILGFGADIPVSCNDGPRTCADLNTSNPTGQACTFWACIDNRCQVVPKDTDQDGVLDSGCEPEGSPPDCDENDNRRFPGNPEICDYIDNNCNNEVDEGFAYGVSEEHLWPLGNIPAPSNVNFATRSTEQGITLAGTFDYGVSNSQEAGLAVWSAIDIDPDPFGTFGKRIVSSDQADQKPEDVSSWLTTTNYHTMLPVIAGNDLGIVAAATDGETFNRYFAGLVQSEPTETVLRIHEDFHEYDPLWALGEHSNYAAAAWTERGLLVVGIKSCSSACYPSGLSNRDVFVQLLKKDDATQAWTMASSTIDHHRIGKVPDTNPLPGPVIVPLPSGHWLTAHLEQGSAEKIRLTLVKVTDNETIGAVESSLVAELPSAADFTLSVGPTQGDTTTIALSYVTTDSRAHVRFFSLTEAPTPQATELGTVDAPIDSDADLAQAKPLAVFHSELAEWLFVWRDDTRRLGMMRLSQDGTVIPKTFTHALAHDGRLLEQGFGLAPTSNPLNEQEDSGAYALVTYAKDNTAAVFVTGAVGCGIP, from the coding sequence ATGAGGGCACGCCTCGGCTTGATCGGTGCGCTCGTTTTGTACGCTCCGCTACTCGGCTGCGGCATTTTGGGCTTTGGTGCCGACATCCCGGTCAGCTGCAACGACGGCCCTCGCACCTGCGCAGACCTCAACACCTCAAACCCCACAGGACAAGCCTGCACCTTTTGGGCCTGCATCGACAACCGCTGCCAAGTGGTGCCCAAAGACACCGACCAAGACGGCGTGCTTGATTCGGGCTGCGAGCCAGAAGGAAGCCCCCCCGACTGCGATGAGAACGACAACCGCCGCTTCCCCGGCAACCCCGAAATCTGCGACTACATCGACAACAACTGCAACAACGAAGTGGACGAAGGCTTCGCCTACGGTGTCAGCGAAGAGCACCTGTGGCCGCTTGGAAACATCCCAGCGCCCTCGAACGTCAACTTCGCCACACGATCTACGGAGCAAGGCATAACCCTGGCGGGCACGTTTGATTATGGGGTTAGCAATTCACAAGAAGCGGGCCTTGCCGTGTGGTCTGCCATTGACATAGATCCCGATCCATTTGGCACGTTTGGAAAAAGGATTGTATCCAGCGACCAAGCGGATCAGAAACCCGAGGACGTAAGCAGTTGGCTCACCACAACAAACTACCATACCATGCTCCCGGTCATCGCGGGCAACGACCTAGGAATCGTAGCCGCTGCCACGGACGGAGAAACCTTCAACCGCTACTTCGCCGGACTAGTTCAAAGTGAGCCCACCGAAACCGTGCTGAGGATTCATGAAGACTTTCATGAGTATGACCCCCTTTGGGCTCTTGGCGAACATTCCAACTACGCAGCGGCGGCATGGACAGAGCGTGGTTTATTGGTGGTGGGCATAAAATCATGTAGCAGTGCTTGCTATCCCTCTGGCCTCAGCAATCGGGATGTCTTTGTGCAGTTACTCAAAAAAGACGACGCCACTCAAGCGTGGACCATGGCATCATCCACCATCGACCACCACCGCATCGGCAAAGTGCCGGATACGAATCCATTACCCGGGCCGGTCATCGTGCCCTTGCCCTCGGGCCATTGGCTTACGGCTCATCTCGAGCAAGGTTCTGCTGAAAAGATCCGTCTTACCTTAGTCAAAGTAACCGACAACGAAACTATCGGAGCCGTAGAATCATCACTGGTTGCGGAGCTGCCTTCCGCCGCCGACTTCACATTGTCCGTTGGACCCACCCAAGGCGACACTACAACGATAGCGTTGAGTTATGTCACTACGGACAGCCGCGCACATGTTAGATTTTTTTCACTGACCGAAGCGCCTACACCCCAAGCCACCGAGCTAGGCACTGTGGATGCACCCATCGATAGCGATGCAGACCTCGCCCAAGCAAAGCCCTTGGCAGTGTTTCATTCTGAGCTCGCGGAATGGTTGTTTGTGTGGCGAGACGATACGAGACGCCTTGGTATGATGCGTCTTTCACAAGATGGGACTGTCATCCCCAAAACTTTCACCCACGCACTTGCCCACGACGGCCGGCTGCTGGAGCAGGGCTTCGGGCTGGCGCCTACAAGCAATCCATTAAACGAGCAGGAGGATTCTGGCGCCTATGCGCTGGTAACCTACGCCAAGGACAACACGGCCGCAGTATTTGTGACCGGCGCCGTTGGCTGCGGAATTCCCTAA
- a CDS encoding type II toxin-antitoxin system RelE/ParE family toxin yields the protein MIVGFADKATEDIFHGADTKRARTIPQSLWAIARRKLAMIDYADSLGDLRSPPSNRLEKLRGNLAGYWSIRINDQYRIVFQYCKNQATNLQIMDYHR from the coding sequence GTGATAGTCGGATTTGCCGACAAGGCTACGGAGGATATTTTTCATGGCGCTGATACCAAACGTGCCCGAACCATACCCCAGTCTTTATGGGCTATTGCGCGACGTAAGTTGGCTATGATTGATTATGCGGACAGTCTTGGCGATTTACGTTCGCCTCCCAGTAATCGACTGGAAAAATTGCGTGGCAATCTAGCAGGGTACTGGAGCATCCGAATCAATGACCAGTACCGGATTGTGTTTCAGTACTGCAAAAACCAAGCAACAAACCTTCAGATTATGGATTATCATCGTTAG
- a CDS encoding HigA family addiction module antidote protein, whose translation MLPKHRPPVTPGEILREEYLTPLGMTQSELAKRMGVGVQTVNLLVNDRRSVTAETAVRLGHVFRTSPQFWMNAQVACDLWHAQTKLATGS comes from the coding sequence ATGTTACCCAAGCATCGTCCCCCTGTAACTCCAGGAGAAATATTGCGTGAGGAATATTTGACCCCACTGGGTATGACCCAGTCCGAACTCGCCAAACGCATGGGTGTTGGGGTTCAAACCGTGAACTTGCTTGTCAACGACAGGCGCAGTGTTACGGCTGAGACAGCGGTGCGCTTGGGTCATGTTTTCCGTACATCCCCACAGTTTTGGATGAACGCACAGGTCGCATGCGACCTATGGCATGCACAGACGAAGCTTGCCACGGGTAGCTAG
- a CDS encoding transposase zinc-binding domain-containing protein, producing the protein MAQYWRAFCAELALHDKHLPTFVHNEFEAYLKCGLLEYGYARCICEDCGQEHNVGYSCKRRGFCSPCAGRRMEETAKHLVESVLPEVPLRQWVMTLPWKLRTPLGYDREAMAVFVRSFAQALSRRYKHVAKRVRAPSENELLRIAAEVSGKVMVRCGL; encoded by the coding sequence GTGGCTCAGTACTGGCGTGCGTTTTGTGCAGAGCTTGCGCTGCACGACAAGCACTTGCCGACGTTCGTGCACAACGAGTTTGAGGCTTACCTCAAGTGCGGCTTGCTGGAGTACGGGTATGCCCGTTGTATCTGTGAAGATTGCGGTCAAGAGCACAACGTCGGCTACAGCTGCAAGCGCCGTGGGTTTTGCTCCCCGTGCGCTGGACGGCGCATGGAGGAGACGGCCAAACACTTGGTGGAATCGGTATTGCCCGAAGTTCCCTTGCGTCAATGGGTGATGACGCTGCCGTGGAAGTTGCGCACCCCGCTGGGCTATGACCGAGAGGCGATGGCGGTGTTTGTGCGCAGCTTTGCGCAAGCGCTGTCACGTCGGTACAAGCACGTGGCCAAACGCGTGCGGGCTCCCAGCGAAAACGAGCTCCTCAGGATAGCGGCTGAAGTCAGCGGCAAGGTCATGGTCAGATGCGGCTTGTGA
- a CDS encoding peptidoglycan DD-metalloendopeptidase family protein, which produces MRILSKVTAFVFCIGLFSGCAAPGEQDVGINGNRQRFDKTYSVQTIGQGGSYDIFAHVFGSGPTHFIAVGGIHGGYDWNTTVMAYEFIENFRATGVPAHITLTVIPTLNPSGLASVLTDSGKSALNCVDGGCSGVTASHVQSSVVTAPGSEVACRAQFNANGVDLNRNWNAWWDAQPEQTSCGPASPGAYPGSESEVKALKSYIDKTSPAVVLFWRRGVGEVLGALQPPDSSTVNSFERAIGYPKANELAKAYADGVGYPFKETFGGYAIRGNASDYLAHAFEANRERNFAQVLEQPVVPKTQVRSFAVELPTHGYSREHFDNNMNGLNGLLAHFPDRRISADGATVYFDAPAPESVITRVGVEVPVSDEHPDGTYVLGHEHSPFAIDLVPQASSDTTAEVIPVLSTCDGEVKDAGDTDYWVLGSSSSRATAIICDTYTNSDRITVSLVHIDAPADGVGQGARVRAGDIVGYMNGEWYLGQHLHFEARKNAVFDEERKAYMGGTHLEILDTQGVSYDQRFNQIVDGPEVEEPITVPSELSRSANLDCPDPYADIAVTEAEAAAVANVCSPHGEACAADQNEHWRCVLDPRPSLYGFRAQVCRNGVWNTGSGKNINQCKVCNGVDADLAQDQSACW; this is translated from the coding sequence GTGAGAATTTTGTCCAAAGTAACAGCGTTTGTTTTTTGTATTGGCCTTTTTTCCGGCTGTGCTGCCCCAGGAGAGCAAGACGTGGGCATCAATGGTAACCGCCAGCGGTTTGATAAGACCTATAGCGTGCAGACCATAGGTCAAGGCGGGAGTTACGACATTTTTGCGCACGTGTTTGGCAGTGGGCCTACACATTTCATCGCTGTGGGGGGCATTCATGGCGGATACGATTGGAATACGACGGTTATGGCCTATGAATTCATCGAGAACTTCCGGGCCACGGGTGTGCCCGCGCATATCACGCTCACGGTTATTCCGACGCTGAACCCTTCTGGCTTGGCGAGCGTACTGACAGACAGCGGAAAGTCGGCATTGAATTGTGTGGACGGCGGCTGTTCTGGTGTGACCGCGAGCCATGTTCAAAGCTCGGTTGTGACGGCGCCGGGATCGGAGGTTGCCTGCCGGGCTCAATTTAACGCGAACGGTGTCGACCTAAATCGAAACTGGAATGCGTGGTGGGATGCGCAGCCTGAGCAGACGAGCTGCGGGCCGGCGAGTCCAGGCGCCTATCCAGGCTCCGAAAGTGAGGTCAAAGCATTAAAGAGCTACATAGACAAGACAAGTCCGGCGGTGGTTCTCTTTTGGCGCCGGGGTGTCGGCGAGGTTTTGGGTGCGCTTCAGCCTCCCGATTCAAGCACAGTGAACAGCTTTGAGCGCGCAATCGGGTATCCTAAGGCAAATGAGCTTGCAAAGGCCTATGCAGACGGAGTCGGCTATCCGTTCAAGGAAACGTTCGGCGGTTACGCTATCCGGGGAAACGCTAGCGATTATCTAGCGCACGCGTTTGAAGCCAACCGGGAGCGGAATTTTGCCCAGGTCTTGGAGCAGCCGGTGGTACCAAAGACCCAGGTTCGGAGTTTTGCGGTTGAGTTGCCCACGCACGGTTATTCAAGAGAGCACTTCGATAACAACATGAATGGGCTGAACGGCTTGCTCGCACATTTTCCTGACCGACGTATCAGTGCGGATGGTGCAACCGTGTATTTCGATGCGCCTGCACCGGAATCCGTCATCACTCGAGTAGGTGTTGAGGTGCCGGTCAGCGATGAACATCCCGATGGTACGTATGTGCTGGGCCACGAACATAGTCCATTCGCGATCGATCTGGTGCCTCAAGCATCAAGCGATACCACCGCAGAGGTGATTCCTGTTCTAAGCACCTGCGATGGGGAAGTCAAAGATGCGGGCGATACCGATTACTGGGTATTGGGCAGTTCCTCTTCGAGGGCAACCGCAATTATCTGCGATACATACACAAACAGCGACAGGATAACCGTCTCACTGGTTCACATCGATGCCCCTGCCGACGGCGTGGGGCAAGGGGCCCGGGTAAGGGCCGGGGATATTGTCGGCTATATGAATGGCGAATGGTATCTCGGCCAGCATCTGCATTTCGAGGCTAGGAAAAATGCTGTGTTCGATGAGGAGCGCAAAGCCTATATGGGTGGGACACACCTTGAGATTTTGGATACGCAGGGGGTGAGTTATGACCAGCGCTTCAATCAGATTGTGGACGGACCTGAAGTGGAAGAACCCATTACGGTGCCTTCGGAGCTAAGCAGGTCTGCAAACCTGGATTGTCCCGATCCTTATGCGGACATCGCGGTGACTGAAGCCGAAGCGGCCGCAGTTGCCAATGTCTGCTCGCCGCATGGTGAAGCGTGCGCAGCAGATCAAAACGAACATTGGCGTTGCGTGTTGGACCCTCGGCCTTCTCTGTATGGCTTTCGAGCCCAGGTTTGCCGCAACGGGGTCTGGAACACCGGCAGTGGCAAGAATATCAATCAATGCAAAGTATGTAATGGTGTGGATGCGGATCTGGCGCAAGACCAAAGTGCCTGTTGGTAG
- a CDS encoding phospholipase D family protein — MSLHTSNVDAFAVRLLAARAAGRSLDLQYYLWHVDVTGRLLMNEVLGAADRGVRVRIILDDINAHGEDAALRTLATHPHIDVRMYNPSQNRWSDVRRGLELLFRAMSLNRRMHNKSWIADGRIAIVGGRNIGDEYFDAATTRANFVDTDLSITGPAVADASRIFDSFWNSKNVIPIGALAGEADFTLDDVRTRLVEFERSAEARPYLDHVAAVRSVDRILTGRQFWSADVQVYSDPPDKRDRGKGWLVDHVLQYLAKAQQSVEIVSPYFVPGEAGVAKMRELRERNVQVAILTNSLAATDVSAVHGAYANYRLPLLSLGVELFELMPMPGTKREFGFGSSGANLHTKAFTVDDKWGFVGSLNLDQRSVSLNTFAHYASMLDLLDEYRAFMPQFDNTAQSLSATQIIIQQFIDQRFTTPTNSGAPLSDNTTP; from the coding sequence ATGTCGCTGCATACGAGTAACGTAGACGCTTTCGCCGTTCGGCTGCTTGCCGCGCGAGCGGCAGGCCGTAGCCTAGACTTGCAGTACTATCTTTGGCACGTGGATGTGACAGGCCGCCTTCTGATGAACGAAGTGCTCGGCGCGGCCGATCGCGGCGTGCGCGTCCGCATCATCCTCGATGACATCAATGCACACGGTGAAGATGCGGCGCTTCGTACGCTCGCGACCCACCCGCACATTGATGTCCGAATGTACAATCCAAGCCAGAATCGCTGGTCCGATGTGCGGCGCGGTCTGGAACTCCTCTTTCGCGCCATGTCACTGAATCGTCGCATGCACAACAAGTCTTGGATCGCCGATGGACGAATAGCGATTGTGGGGGGGCGGAATATCGGCGACGAGTACTTTGACGCTGCGACCACAAGAGCAAACTTTGTGGACACGGATCTCTCAATCACTGGACCTGCCGTCGCCGACGCATCGCGAATCTTTGATTCGTTCTGGAACAGCAAAAACGTTATTCCGATCGGCGCTCTTGCCGGAGAAGCTGACTTCACTCTTGACGACGTTCGGACACGGCTTGTTGAGTTCGAGCGTAGTGCGGAGGCGAGACCCTACTTAGACCATGTTGCCGCCGTGAGAAGCGTTGATCGAATTCTCACTGGACGGCAGTTCTGGAGCGCTGACGTGCAGGTGTATTCCGATCCACCCGATAAGCGTGACCGGGGGAAAGGGTGGTTGGTCGATCATGTTTTACAATACTTGGCGAAGGCTCAACAATCGGTAGAAATTGTATCACCCTATTTTGTGCCGGGTGAAGCCGGAGTCGCCAAGATGCGAGAGTTGCGAGAAAGAAACGTGCAAGTCGCCATTCTCACCAATTCCCTGGCCGCCACGGATGTCAGCGCTGTTCACGGCGCCTATGCCAACTATCGACTGCCCCTGCTCTCTTTGGGTGTAGAACTATTTGAGTTGATGCCAATGCCGGGCACAAAGAGAGAGTTCGGTTTCGGCTCGTCAGGCGCAAATCTGCATACCAAGGCTTTTACTGTCGACGACAAATGGGGGTTTGTTGGCTCACTCAACCTCGATCAGCGTTCGGTGTCACTGAATACCTTTGCTCACTACGCATCCATGCTTGATCTTTTGGATGAGTACCGCGCTTTCATGCCACAGTTTGACAACACAGCGCAAAGCCTCAGCGCCACTCAGATAATAATCCAGCAATTCATCGATCAGCGATTTACAACGCCGACAAACAGCGGGGCGCCCTTGAGTGACAACACCACGCCTTAG
- a CDS encoding fibro-slime domain-containing protein, translated as MRLHWVGLCVAVINLCCIGCGKNDAGLRLGDAGTDAADVFGHDAAEEDCSTTLAVTFRDFNDTHPDFENWDLVIDPAAAQPGVVEDELGDDGNPVRADDGPAVTTGAAEFAQWYETVEGVNMAFESTLALVEEPSGAYAYDSAAFFPLDDQGFGNDERAHNYHFTTEVHASFFYHGNEVFTFRGDDDLWVFVNKKLALDLGGVHVSVQGTIDFKEMEVALGLTPGNSYSIDVFHAERHTTDSHFRIETSIRCFGAPFVF; from the coding sequence ATGCGCTTGCATTGGGTGGGTCTTTGCGTCGCGGTAATTAATTTGTGTTGCATAGGCTGCGGCAAGAATGACGCCGGCCTTCGGCTGGGAGATGCTGGAACGGATGCAGCGGATGTTTTCGGTCACGATGCGGCCGAAGAAGACTGCAGCACTACTTTGGCTGTCACGTTTCGCGATTTCAACGATACGCATCCCGATTTCGAAAATTGGGATCTGGTGATCGATCCCGCCGCCGCACAACCGGGCGTGGTCGAGGACGAATTGGGCGATGACGGGAATCCCGTGCGCGCTGATGACGGCCCAGCCGTTACGACGGGAGCCGCAGAGTTTGCGCAATGGTACGAGACTGTCGAGGGTGTCAACATGGCTTTCGAATCAACCCTAGCACTTGTCGAGGAACCAAGCGGCGCCTATGCGTATGACAGCGCCGCCTTTTTCCCTCTGGACGACCAAGGCTTTGGCAACGACGAGCGCGCGCATAACTATCATTTCACTACGGAGGTCCATGCATCCTTTTTCTACCATGGAAATGAAGTATTCACCTTCCGTGGGGATGACGATCTCTGGGTGTTCGTCAACAAGAAGCTCGCGCTCGACCTAGGCGGGGTGCACGTTTCGGTGCAAGGCACAATTGACTTCAAAGAAATGGAAGTAGCGCTGGGGCTTACGCCGGGCAACAGCTATTCAATCGATGTGTTCCATGCAGAGCGGCATACTACAGATTCTCATTTCCGCATCGAGACGAGTATACGCTGTTTCGGCGCTCCTTTCGTGTTTTGA
- the pgl gene encoding 6-phosphogluconolactonase — protein sequence MRLEVLPDPMAVAQRAAAFISEAAREAVQARGQFLLAISGGHTPLLMLRALSSDDVPWNAVHIFQVDERVAPAGDADRNLTHLRESLLDRVPLPQAHLHAMPVERADLGAAATSYAREMAAVAGDSRVLDLIHLGLGSDGHTASLIPGDPVLDIADRDVAITATYAGRRRMTLTFPVLDRAREILWVITGREKAWALARLAASDGSIPAGRVRGTDAVVLTDADAAPTPPKGSLTCHVNR from the coding sequence ATGAGACTGGAGGTCCTGCCGGACCCGATGGCTGTCGCGCAACGGGCCGCCGCATTCATTTCGGAAGCAGCCCGAGAGGCCGTGCAAGCTCGCGGACAATTCCTTTTGGCAATCAGCGGCGGACACACCCCGTTGCTGATGCTTCGGGCACTGAGCAGTGACGACGTTCCGTGGAACGCCGTCCACATCTTTCAGGTGGACGAGCGCGTGGCTCCGGCCGGAGATGCCGATCGGAACCTCACCCACCTGCGTGAAAGCCTACTCGACCGCGTCCCCTTGCCCCAGGCCCACCTGCACGCGATGCCGGTTGAGCGGGCGGACCTTGGCGCCGCGGCAACTAGTTACGCCCGAGAGATGGCGGCAGTGGCCGGGGACTCCAGAGTGCTCGACCTGATCCATCTCGGTCTGGGATCTGACGGGCACACAGCCTCCCTCATCCCGGGCGACCCCGTGCTCGACATCGCGGACCGCGACGTGGCGATAACCGCAACCTATGCAGGGCGGCGCCGAATGACGCTCACCTTTCCCGTGCTCGATCGCGCACGAGAAATCCTTTGGGTGATAACCGGACGCGAAAAAGCGTGGGCGCTGGCGCGGCTCGCGGCGTCCGACGGCTCTATCCCGGCCGGGCGTGTACGCGGCACAGACGCCGTGGTGCTCACCGACGCAGACGCCGCCCCCACCCCCCCAAAGGGGTCACTAACCTGCCATGTAAATCGTTGA